Proteins encoded together in one Microbacterium sp. zg-Y625 window:
- a CDS encoding YccF domain-containing protein translates to MRTLLNIIWLILAGFWLFLGYLAAGVVLCVLIVTIPWGIASFRIALYALWPFGRTVVAKPTAGTWSFLGNVIWVIVAGIWLAIGHIVSGVALCLTIVGIPLGIADFKMVPVSLAPLGKEIVPTRQGAFDRAVAR, encoded by the coding sequence GTGCGCACCCTGCTGAACATCATCTGGCTGATCCTGGCCGGCTTCTGGCTGTTCCTCGGCTATCTCGCCGCGGGCGTGGTGCTCTGCGTGCTCATCGTGACGATCCCCTGGGGCATCGCGTCGTTCCGCATCGCGCTGTATGCGCTCTGGCCCTTCGGACGCACGGTCGTGGCGAAGCCCACCGCCGGCACGTGGTCGTTCCTCGGCAACGTGATCTGGGTCATCGTCGCCGGCATCTGGCTGGCGATCGGGCACATCGTGTCGGGCGTCGCGCTGTGCCTCACGATCGTCGGCATTCCGCTGGGCATCGCCGATTTCAAGATGGTGCCGGTGTCGCTCGCGCCGCTGGGCAAGGAGATCGTCCCCACCCGGCAGGGTGCGTTCGACCGCGCCGTCGCGCGCTGA
- a CDS encoding DEAD/DEAH box helicase yields MSKGGEGAGLLVGSPAAAAAQGEESWTPASALIPPELRKYLDSFDRVNPLQSRALPVVLSTSGHVMVVAPTSSGKTLIGEAAALRSIVSDGKPAVWLLPARALAAEVAEIARRWSAHGIRTVELTGETNMSSDAVRQAQLWVATTEKFEALYRRASLKDVISRIGCVIIDEVHLVGDPARGATLESLIARLRVAGGGTRIVALSATVSNAEELAAWFHADLVRSAWRPTALTTRLIPYDVPTQGKREDYETAKDEVVLPLLRRLVGEDLGSSSPRAAAKGSSSAVVFCGSKAAVVRTAARAAGVPYRGVDLETVVESCFRRGVGIHFRDAPHSGRALDAFRTRDLRVLVATSGLSTGVNTPAKFVVIRDLELGMTPLEVSQAQQMFGRAGRAGQESEGFGFMLVPRAEESVWASRFSDGYAATSRIAGQLGDAILAELLLGSVVDRTSARAWFEQTLAFAQNRARVDLDGVIDDLLRRGFASETDGRLAPTEIGLLTSRLMIDVDSAGEMRRLLAALPLPANADEAEELVVQTIASAAATLRDRPVNERTYGGYVGQLLTGWSPRVTARAADRFGAQVCMAAAQIVLRAPGRMRETPPPGVSMAEFRRAAEDMPRYLAWVAALGYAEASTWAPAVAGDLARRMTWWQLSPHPERGTGRMLWMFERMLEPQHHRSRMPDLWRRARAAGFSSPDAIQARPRGVDVTADGFADIVSARAQLHLDPVVDRALPMRASTAHARVSVLATTGNSRAVTSTRPTVGPIGLALPPRSSGQVAADVFLYTRDGDFGYDNLVADIPEGVPALTPLDEAVGLLDDLPEVRAGLRHPRGVRRLFQGERKALRESVRPLIAADPRLAAVAIALAEHHADPEAAIVAMRTNLRALLRDSSRPELRSPAGVLRSREASEAEVQVTLAALLASLQFEVGIAISEGHPLAVVRLNEQWALAGPRHARPGAVEALLPPVLPRRIDAVSAPAVSRSRNTVVAPSCAWTVEFAR; encoded by the coding sequence TTGTCGAAGGGTGGCGAGGGTGCCGGTCTGCTCGTGGGATCGCCCGCCGCCGCTGCGGCACAGGGTGAGGAATCCTGGACTCCCGCCTCGGCGCTGATCCCGCCGGAGCTGCGCAAATACCTCGACTCCTTCGACCGCGTGAACCCGCTGCAGTCGCGGGCTCTGCCTGTGGTCCTGTCCACGTCGGGCCACGTGATGGTCGTCGCGCCGACGAGCTCGGGCAAGACCCTCATCGGTGAGGCTGCCGCGCTGCGATCGATCGTGTCGGACGGCAAGCCCGCCGTGTGGCTGCTCCCCGCCCGCGCCCTCGCGGCGGAAGTGGCGGAGATCGCCAGGCGGTGGAGCGCGCACGGCATCCGGACGGTCGAGCTGACCGGCGAGACGAACATGTCCAGCGATGCGGTGCGCCAGGCGCAGCTCTGGGTGGCGACCACCGAGAAATTCGAGGCGCTCTACCGGCGGGCGTCGCTGAAGGACGTCATCAGCCGCATCGGATGCGTGATCATCGACGAGGTCCACCTGGTGGGTGACCCCGCCCGCGGCGCGACGCTCGAGTCGCTCATCGCCCGGCTGCGTGTCGCCGGGGGCGGCACGCGCATCGTCGCACTGTCGGCGACGGTCTCCAACGCCGAAGAGCTCGCGGCGTGGTTCCACGCAGACCTCGTGCGCTCCGCGTGGCGCCCGACGGCGCTGACGACCCGGCTCATTCCGTACGACGTCCCGACGCAAGGGAAGCGCGAGGACTACGAGACCGCGAAGGACGAGGTCGTCCTACCGCTCCTGCGACGCCTGGTCGGCGAGGACCTGGGCAGCTCGTCTCCCCGGGCGGCCGCGAAGGGATCCTCCAGCGCGGTCGTGTTCTGCGGGAGCAAGGCGGCGGTCGTCCGCACCGCTGCCCGCGCCGCGGGGGTGCCGTACCGAGGCGTCGACCTCGAGACGGTGGTGGAGTCCTGCTTCCGCCGAGGCGTCGGCATTCACTTCCGTGATGCGCCGCATTCGGGCCGCGCGCTGGACGCGTTCCGGACGCGTGACCTGCGTGTGCTGGTGGCGACGTCGGGCCTGTCGACGGGGGTGAACACCCCCGCGAAGTTCGTCGTGATCCGAGACCTGGAGCTCGGGATGACGCCGCTGGAGGTCAGCCAGGCGCAGCAGATGTTCGGGCGTGCGGGCAGGGCAGGGCAGGAATCCGAGGGTTTCGGATTCATGCTGGTCCCGAGGGCCGAGGAATCGGTATGGGCGTCCAGATTCAGCGACGGGTACGCGGCAACCAGCCGGATCGCCGGGCAGCTCGGCGACGCGATCCTCGCCGAGCTCCTCCTCGGATCCGTCGTCGACCGCACGAGCGCGCGCGCCTGGTTCGAGCAGACGCTCGCGTTCGCCCAGAACCGTGCGCGTGTCGATCTGGACGGCGTCATCGACGACCTGCTGCGGCGCGGCTTCGCGTCGGAGACCGACGGCCGGCTCGCCCCGACGGAAATCGGCCTGCTCACCTCCCGCCTCATGATCGACGTCGACTCGGCGGGGGAGATGCGGCGGCTGCTCGCCGCGCTCCCCCTGCCGGCGAACGCGGACGAAGCCGAAGAGCTCGTCGTGCAGACGATCGCCAGCGCGGCGGCCACGCTGCGCGACCGCCCTGTCAATGAGCGCACCTACGGGGGGTACGTCGGTCAGCTGCTCACAGGGTGGTCGCCGCGGGTCACCGCACGCGCGGCCGATCGGTTCGGCGCGCAGGTGTGCATGGCGGCGGCGCAGATCGTGCTGCGTGCCCCTGGCCGGATGCGCGAGACGCCGCCGCCGGGCGTGTCGATGGCGGAGTTCCGCCGCGCGGCGGAGGACATGCCGCGCTACCTGGCATGGGTCGCGGCTCTCGGATATGCGGAGGCCTCCACCTGGGCTCCCGCCGTCGCCGGCGACCTCGCGCGCCGGATGACCTGGTGGCAGCTGTCCCCCCACCCCGAACGCGGCACCGGGCGGATGCTCTGGATGTTCGAGCGGATGCTCGAGCCGCAGCATCACCGCAGTCGGATGCCGGACCTCTGGCGTCGTGCCCGAGCCGCCGGCTTCTCGTCGCCCGACGCGATCCAGGCGAGACCGCGGGGCGTCGACGTCACCGCCGATGGGTTCGCCGACATCGTCAGCGCCCGCGCCCAGCTCCACCTCGATCCCGTCGTCGATCGCGCGCTGCCCATGCGCGCCTCCACTGCGCACGCCCGCGTGAGCGTCCTGGCCACCACCGGCAACAGTCGTGCCGTCACCAGCACCCGGCCCACGGTGGGGCCGATCGGCCTCGCGCTTCCGCCGCGGTCGTCGGGACAGGTGGCGGCGGACGTCTTCCTCTACACGCGCGACGGTGACTTCGGCTACGACAACCTCGTCGCGGACATCCCCGAGGGCGTGCCCGCGCTCACTCCGCTCGACGAGGCCGTGGGGCTGCTCGACGACCTTCCCGAGGTGCGCGCGGGGCTGCGTCACCCGCGCGGGGTCCGCCGGCTGTTTCAGGGTGAGCGCAAGGCCCTGCGTGAGAGCGTGCGGCCGCTCATCGCCGCGGATCCCCGCCTCGCGGCTGTCGCGATCGCGCTGGCGGAGCACCATGCCGACCCCGAGGCGGCGATCGTCGCGATGCGGACGAATCTGCGCGCGCTCCTCCGGGACTCGAGTCGCCCCGAGCTGCGCTCGCCGGCTGGAGTGCTGCGGTCCCGCGAGGCGTCGGAGGCGGAGGTGCAGGTCACGCTCGCAGCTCTCCTGGCATCCCTCCAGTTCGAGGTGGGCATCGCGATCTCCGAAGGGCATCCGCTCGCCGTCGTGCGGCTGAACGAGCAGTGGGCGCTGGCCGGGCCGCGTCATGCGCGGCCGGGCGCGGTCGAGGCGCTCCTCCCGCCCGTGCTGCCACGGCGGATCGACGCGGTGTCGGCGCCTGCAGTCTCCCGATCCCGCAACACGGTGGTCGCGCCGAGCTGTGCCTGGACGGTGGAGTTCGCACGCTGA